A segment of the Prochlorococcus marinus str. MIT 9215 genome:
TTAGACAAAGATGCTAAAAACTTTTAAATCAGACATAGAAATTATAAAAGAGAGAGATCCTGCTGCTAGAGGAATAATAGAAATATTTCTTTGCTACCCTGGCTTTCAATCAATAGTTATGCATAGATTTACTCATAAATTATGGAAATTAAAGATTCCTTTAATTCCCCGCTTGTTAAGCCATACTAATAGGCTATTGACAGGTATTGAAATACATCCTGGAGCCAAAATTGGTAAACGGGTTTTCATAGACCATGGAATGGGAGTTGTAATTGGAGAAACAGCTGAGATAGGAAATAATTGCCTGCTATATCAGGGAGTTACATTAGGGGGTACTGGTAAAAGTCATGGGAAAAGACACCCCACCTTGATGGAAAATGTTGTAGTTGGGGCAGGTGCAAAAGTTCTTGGATCTATCACAGTAGGATCTAATACTCGAATTGGTGCGGGTTCGGTAGTTGTTCGTAATGTGGAAGGTAACAGTACAGTGGTTGGAGTGCCTGGCAGAGTTGTACATCAAAGTGGTGTTAAAGTTAATCCATTAGCTCACTCTGCTTTACCAGATGCAGAAGCTAATGTAATAAAAAATTTAATGGATAGAATAGATTTCCTTGAAAATGAAATTCTTAAATTACAAAAAACTCTTCAATGTTTAGTTAACTCAGAATCAATTGATATTTCTAAACTAGGTGACGCTCAAAATCTTAAAGACAAAGAAATAATAGAATTTCTTGGAGAAGATTAGCTCTTAAATTATTTTTTTTCATTGACTTCAGTTTT
Coding sequences within it:
- the cysE gene encoding serine O-acetyltransferase: MLKTFKSDIEIIKERDPAARGIIEIFLCYPGFQSIVMHRFTHKLWKLKIPLIPRLLSHTNRLLTGIEIHPGAKIGKRVFIDHGMGVVIGETAEIGNNCLLYQGVTLGGTGKSHGKRHPTLMENVVVGAGAKVLGSITVGSNTRIGAGSVVVRNVEGNSTVVGVPGRVVHQSGVKVNPLAHSALPDAEANVIKNLMDRIDFLENEILKLQKTLQCLVNSESIDISKLGDAQNLKDKEIIEFLGED